Proteins encoded in a region of the Flammeovirga yaeyamensis genome:
- a CDS encoding cytochrome b5 domain-containing protein, translating to MQKITKSQLALRNGQDKEEIWVAFEGKVYDMSNSRLWRDGKHYQHWAGQDLTPEMKDAPHTAFVFDKFDPIGELED from the coding sequence ATGCAAAAGATAACCAAAAGCCAATTAGCACTCAGAAACGGACAAGACAAAGAAGAAATTTGGGTCGCTTTCGAGGGTAAAGTATACGATATGTCCAATTCTAGACTTTGGAGAGATGGGAAACATTATCAACATTGGGCAGGGCAAGACTTAACGCCTGAGATGAAAGATGCACCTCATACTGCTTTCGTATTCGATAAATTTGATCCAATTGGAGAATTGGAAGACTAA
- a CDS encoding DMT family transporter translates to MAKSITKVQAHLFLVGASFAYGANYNVAKIVMPDYVQPKGFILMRVIFAAVLFTVIHRIFIKEKIESTQDYRKLAFAAFFGACLNMITFFEGLSLTSPINASVIMVSSPILVLIMSAIILKEKVTAKKVVGIVLGLAGALILVGMNGFDFSSGTAQGDILVIVNACSYGYYLILIKPLATKYHPFTILKWVFIFGVPMVFPFGIMDLVEAQWHTFTLEVIGAIAFVLIGATCITYLFNAISLQVLNASTTSFYIYFQPLIAGAIAVFLFGEQPRWEQLYATILIFTGVALVSNWKTKSSN, encoded by the coding sequence ATGGCAAAAAGTATAACCAAAGTTCAAGCTCACTTATTTTTAGTAGGCGCATCATTCGCTTATGGAGCCAATTATAATGTGGCTAAAATTGTTATGCCCGACTATGTGCAGCCCAAAGGGTTTATCTTAATGAGGGTGATTTTTGCTGCTGTTTTGTTTACGGTGATCCATAGAATTTTTATCAAAGAAAAAATTGAGAGTACACAAGATTATCGAAAGTTAGCTTTTGCCGCTTTCTTTGGTGCTTGTTTAAACATGATCACCTTCTTTGAAGGACTATCATTAACATCTCCAATTAATGCCTCTGTGATTATGGTTTCCTCACCTATTTTGGTATTGATCATGTCGGCGATCATACTTAAAGAAAAAGTGACAGCTAAAAAAGTGGTAGGTATTGTGCTTGGTTTAGCCGGAGCTTTGATATTGGTAGGAATGAATGGATTTGATTTTTCAAGCGGTACCGCACAAGGCGATATTTTGGTAATAGTTAACGCTTGTTCCTACGGCTACTATTTGATATTAATTAAGCCATTAGCCACGAAATATCATCCTTTTACTATTTTAAAGTGGGTATTTATCTTTGGAGTCCCAATGGTTTTCCCATTTGGAATTATGGATTTAGTAGAAGCACAATGGCATACCTTCACTCTAGAAGTAATAGGGGCAATTGCTTTTGTTCTAATTGGAGCAACTTGTATTACTTATCTATTTAATGCGATAAGTCTACAGGTACTGAATGCAAGTACCACAAGTTTTTATATCTATTTCCAGCCTTTAATTGCAGGAGCAATAGCTGTTTTTCTATTTGGAGAACAACCCCGTTGGGAACAACTCTATGCCACGATATTGATTTTTACAGGTGTAGCATTAGTTTCTAACTGGAAAACGAAGAGCAGTAACTGA
- a CDS encoding ABC transporter ATP-binding protein gives MLKVENLIKSFGKGNDTLEIIKDISFEVKKGESVAIVGTSGSGKTTLLGLTAGLDNPTSGKVIIDDIDITTLSENDKADIRNQKIGFIFQNFQLLPSLTALENVMTPLELQGQSDAKSKAKEMLKEVGLDGREHHYPNQLSGGEQQRVALARAFVTTPKILFADEPTGNLDEETSLHVENLLFELNKNHHTTLVIVTHDPQLAQKADRILKVRDGKIDVN, from the coding sequence ATGCTTAAGGTAGAAAACTTAATCAAGTCATTCGGAAAAGGAAACGATACCCTTGAGATCATCAAAGACATTTCTTTTGAGGTTAAAAAAGGGGAATCTGTGGCTATTGTAGGTACTTCTGGATCTGGTAAAACCACTTTACTTGGCTTAACAGCCGGATTGGATAATCCTACCTCAGGTAAAGTAATTATTGATGATATTGACATTACTACTTTAAGTGAAAATGATAAAGCGGATATCAGAAATCAGAAAATTGGATTTATTTTCCAGAATTTTCAACTTTTACCTTCGCTTACGGCTCTTGAGAATGTGATGACACCTTTGGAGCTTCAAGGACAATCTGATGCCAAATCAAAAGCAAAAGAGATGCTGAAAGAAGTGGGGTTAGACGGTCGTGAACATCATTATCCTAATCAGCTTTCTGGTGGAGAACAACAAAGGGTGGCACTTGCTAGAGCCTTTGTTACTACTCCTAAGATTCTTTTTGCTGATGAACCCACCGGTAACCTCGATGAGGAAACTAGTTTGCATGTAGAGAACTTACTTTTTGAGTTAAATAAGAATCATCATACCACATTGGTCATTGTAACTCACGATCCTCAATTAGCACAAAAAGCGGATAGAATTTTAAAAGTAAGGGACGGTAAAATTGATGTGAATTAA
- a CDS encoding DUF3124 domain-containing protein: MKRLTAVTLALISLCFIGCQQPQQQENNNSIEEIHLETSRKSLHYIDKKDTPELVGKKSFYVSSYSNLYHQSGKSKIYFTVVLSLRNTSPTESLFFTKIDYYDSDGNLLKNYLKKNLEIKPLGSAEYIVEFREKVSGAGANFIVEYGAPHELKNKPIIEAINLGYIGQHGFAFTSSAQEIIQ, from the coding sequence ATGAAAAGGCTAACAGCAGTAACCCTTGCTTTAATATCACTTTGTTTTATTGGATGTCAGCAGCCACAACAACAAGAAAATAATAACTCAATAGAAGAAATACATTTAGAAACTTCTAGAAAGAGTTTACATTATATTGATAAAAAAGATACTCCAGAATTGGTAGGTAAGAAGTCGTTTTATGTGTCTTCTTATTCAAATCTGTACCATCAATCGGGTAAGAGTAAGATTTACTTTACGGTAGTGTTGAGTTTAAGAAACACAAGCCCAACAGAAAGTCTCTTCTTTACTAAAATAGATTATTACGATAGTGATGGGAATCTTTTAAAGAATTACTTAAAGAAAAACCTAGAGATTAAACCTTTGGGTTCTGCAGAATATATTGTAGAGTTTAGAGAAAAAGTAAGTGGAGCGGGAGCTAACTTTATTGTAGAATACGGAGCTCCACATGAGTTAAAGAATAAACCAATTATCGAGGCGATTAACCTAGGTTATATCGGGCAACATGGTTTTGCATTTACATCAAGTGCTCAGGAGATCATACAATAA
- a CDS encoding NifU family protein, producing the protein MENSTTNRSHQNITIYTEANPNPNSMKFMLSFMLLQGGESYDFPSIEEASVSPLAKELFGFEEVERVFYMSNFITITKKEGSTDWMEIIPKFKEFLTQYFEAEKPIFEDVSETIVETADSEAVKKIKGVLDEYIAPAVETDGGAIKFHSFDEETGVVKVLLQGACSGCPSSTFTLKMSIENLLKKMVPQVTEVVAEGV; encoded by the coding sequence ATGGAAAATTCAACAACAAATAGATCTCATCAAAATATAACTATATATACAGAAGCGAACCCTAACCCTAACTCGATGAAGTTCATGTTGAGCTTTATGTTGTTACAAGGTGGTGAAAGCTATGATTTTCCAAGTATAGAAGAAGCATCTGTTTCTCCATTGGCCAAAGAGTTATTTGGTTTTGAAGAAGTAGAAAGAGTTTTCTATATGAGTAATTTCATTACAATCACTAAAAAAGAAGGTTCGACAGATTGGATGGAGATCATTCCTAAATTCAAAGAGTTCTTAACTCAGTATTTTGAAGCGGAGAAGCCAATTTTCGAAGATGTTTCAGAAACTATTGTAGAAACAGCAGATTCTGAAGCAGTGAAAAAAATCAAGGGTGTTCTTGATGAGTACATCGCTCCTGCAGTAGAAACTGACGGTGGTGCTATCAAATTCCACTCTTTCGATGAAGAAACTGGCGTTGTGAAGGTATTACTTCAAGGTGCTTGTTCTGGATGTCCATCATCAACATTTACTTTAAAGATGAGTATCGAGAACTTATTAAAGAAAATGGTCCCTCAAGTAACAGAAGTAGTTGCAGAAGGTGTATAA
- a CDS encoding DMT family transporter has protein sequence MAKLSKLQAHLFLVGASIIYGCNFVVSKLAMPDYITPFAFIFLRILGGAILFTLLHAFTVKEKVTDKRDFLRLLLAALFGASFNQLIFYEGLAQTSAINASVIVVSSPIIVLTLSSIFLKEKVTPLKIIGISLGFIGAVLMIGLNGIAFHSGSVQGDIMVLINASLYSVYLIISKPLLAKYHPFTVTKWTFVFAVPFVTAMSWNDITTMNWEGIPLPIWGAISYAIVFTSFLAYLFYAIAMKVVNASTASFYIYFQPMVATVVAILVFDETIKTVQVIAAALIFSGVYLISIKKKPKEKMN, from the coding sequence ATGGCAAAGCTATCTAAACTTCAGGCACACTTATTTTTGGTAGGTGCTTCTATCATATATGGATGTAATTTTGTGGTCTCCAAGTTGGCGATGCCTGATTACATTACTCCCTTCGCTTTTATCTTCTTAAGAATTTTAGGAGGTGCGATACTATTCACCTTATTACACGCTTTTACAGTTAAAGAAAAAGTAACTGATAAAAGAGACTTCCTAAGGTTATTGTTGGCGGCATTGTTTGGTGCCAGTTTTAATCAGTTGATCTTTTACGAAGGATTAGCACAAACAAGTGCTATCAACGCTTCTGTGATTGTAGTATCCTCTCCGATAATAGTTTTAACCTTATCATCCATTTTCTTAAAAGAAAAAGTCACTCCTTTAAAAATTATTGGCATCTCACTTGGCTTTATTGGAGCAGTATTGATGATAGGATTGAATGGAATAGCTTTTCACTCAGGATCTGTCCAAGGAGATATTATGGTGCTCATTAATGCCTCTTTGTATAGCGTGTATCTCATTATCTCAAAACCACTTCTAGCAAAGTATCATCCGTTCACCGTAACAAAGTGGACTTTCGTGTTTGCCGTTCCATTTGTGACTGCAATGTCTTGGAATGATATTACGACTATGAATTGGGAAGGTATTCCATTACCTATTTGGGGAGCGATAAGTTATGCAATTGTATTTACCAGTTTCTTGGCGTATTTGTTTTATGCGATAGCGATGAAAGTGGTCAATGCCAGTACAGCAAGTTTTTATATCTACTTCCAGCCCATGGTGGCCACAGTAGTGGCGATCCTAGTATTTGATGAAACCATCAAAACGGTACAAGTTATCGCTGCCGCTTTGATATTTTCGGGAGTTTATTTAATTAGCATCAAGAAGAAACCTAAAGAAAAGATGAATTAA
- a CDS encoding tetratricopeptide repeat protein, protein MEGFVDAKAEKEAYYEKQINYLQDLIRDDENNPNLYYLKANAEYEINQWAASLEDISMATSLDSTVGSYFFLAAKNHFAFQNYEDVLFNLQKASQKSFNHPFLNILKAKSFLKLNEMDSAFHTLMVSEKEIPNSTQLKRAWGEYYFLIGDSKKVKSINEEILSINPFDTLAYAYLIKDAINKNEFVLAKEVLDSAKNKNVSSLPLLTCEGELLVIEKRLDSAEVVFTEVLRKDPSQWEASRHLGKLLRKKGLTLEAKKVFLEGLKIKQDCKELWYELGLTEQYLIKDYGEARSNYEKALEIDPAYLDARKALNNLRAILRRMYAPPPVEEASSSEEENTTEANSSEEIN, encoded by the coding sequence ATGGAAGGCTTTGTAGATGCGAAAGCTGAAAAAGAAGCTTACTACGAAAAACAAATTAACTATTTACAAGACCTTATTCGTGATGATGAAAATAATCCGAATCTATATTACCTAAAGGCCAACGCTGAATATGAAATTAATCAATGGGCAGCTTCTTTAGAAGATATTTCTATGGCTACATCATTGGATTCGACTGTAGGAAGTTATTTTTTCCTTGCAGCAAAAAATCATTTTGCCTTTCAAAATTATGAAGATGTATTATTTAATCTTCAAAAAGCTTCTCAAAAATCGTTTAATCATCCTTTTTTGAATATTCTTAAGGCAAAGTCGTTTCTGAAGTTAAATGAAATGGATAGTGCGTTTCATACATTGATGGTTTCTGAGAAAGAAATACCGAATAGTACTCAATTAAAAAGGGCTTGGGGAGAATATTATTTTCTTATTGGCGATTCTAAAAAAGTAAAATCGATTAATGAAGAAATTCTAAGTATTAATCCTTTTGATACTTTGGCTTATGCCTACCTCATTAAAGATGCGATCAATAAAAACGAATTTGTTTTGGCAAAAGAAGTTTTGGATAGTGCTAAAAATAAAAATGTAAGTTCATTGCCTTTACTTACTTGCGAAGGTGAATTGTTGGTCATCGAAAAACGCTTAGATAGTGCAGAGGTAGTTTTTACAGAAGTCCTAAGAAAAGATCCCTCTCAGTGGGAGGCTTCTCGACATTTAGGTAAACTATTAAGAAAAAAAGGATTGACTTTAGAAGCAAAGAAAGTATTTTTAGAAGGCTTAAAGATCAAGCAGGATTGCAAAGAACTTTGGTATGAATTAGGATTGACTGAACAATACCTAATCAAAGACTATGGTGAGGCGAGAAGTAATTACGAAAAAGCATTAGAAATTGATCCTGCATATCTTGATGCTAGAAAAGCATTAAACAATTTAAGAGCGATTTTAAGAAGAATGTATGCACCACCTCCTGTAGAGGAAGCATCGTCTTCCGAAGAAGAAAACACAACAGAAGCCAACTCTTCTGAAGAAATAAATTAA
- the lipA gene encoding lipoyl synthase: MIELPVISSEKKDKPKRRPDWLRVKLPIGKEYANVRKLVDKHKLNTICQSGNCPNMGECWGEGTATFMILGNICTRGCSFCAVATGRPTEYDAEEPKRVADAIHKMEVKHAVITSVNRDELKDRGAEIWYQTVVETKKLCPETTIETLIPDTRKNWDALYRMIEGGQEVISHNMETVKELYRAVRPQAKYDRSLEHIKRIVDEGRRSKTGIMLGLGETDEQIFRAMDDLAEVGLHVLTLGQYLQPTKMHHEVIEYIHPDKFDFLREEGLKRGIKYVESGPLVRSSYHAERHVNVPIK; the protein is encoded by the coding sequence ATGATAGAACTACCAGTAATCTCTTCGGAGAAGAAAGATAAACCTAAACGTAGACCAGATTGGTTACGTGTAAAGTTGCCAATTGGGAAGGAGTACGCTAATGTTCGTAAATTGGTAGACAAACATAAGTTGAATACTATTTGCCAAAGCGGTAACTGTCCTAACATGGGCGAATGCTGGGGTGAAGGTACAGCAACATTTATGATTCTTGGTAACATTTGTACACGTGGATGTTCTTTCTGTGCAGTTGCAACAGGCCGTCCAACAGAGTACGATGCTGAGGAGCCAAAACGTGTAGCGGACGCTATCCACAAAATGGAAGTAAAGCATGCGGTAATTACTTCGGTAAACCGTGATGAGCTTAAAGATAGAGGTGCAGAAATTTGGTATCAAACAGTGGTAGAAACAAAGAAACTTTGTCCAGAAACAACCATTGAAACCCTTATTCCTGACACAAGAAAAAATTGGGATGCTTTATACAGAATGATCGAGGGTGGTCAGGAAGTAATTTCACACAATATGGAAACAGTGAAAGAACTTTACAGAGCCGTTCGTCCTCAAGCGAAATACGATCGTTCATTAGAGCATATCAAAAGAATTGTAGATGAAGGTCGTCGTTCTAAAACAGGTATCATGCTTGGTTTAGGAGAAACAGACGAGCAAATCTTCAGAGCTATGGATGATTTAGCAGAGGTTGGTTTACACGTACTTACTTTAGGTCAGTACTTACAGCCTACTAAAATGCACCATGAGGTAATTGAATACATTCACCCTGATAAATTCGACTTCTTAAGAGAGGAAGGATTAAAAAGAGGGATCAAATATGTAGAATCAGGTCCATTGGTTCGTTCTTCGTACCATGCAGAACGTCACGTTAACGTTCCAATCAAATAA
- a CDS encoding type I restriction enzyme HsdR N-terminal domain-containing protein, translating to MQKLNLPLSEVRTEEKNGKTFIFDPIRKKMLLLTPEEWVRQQFLQMLLSMGFSKNLVGIEAGLTVNKRIKRSDILFYERGGAPFLLVECKAPTVKLSNDTFQQVAQYNSKIKAPYICITNGLQHFFCSINFEKGSYEFLKEIPLPSYIKKDQ from the coding sequence ATGCAAAAATTAAATTTACCACTTTCGGAAGTTAGAACGGAAGAAAAAAACGGAAAAACCTTTATTTTTGACCCTATCAGAAAGAAAATGCTTCTACTTACTCCTGAAGAATGGGTAAGACAACAGTTTTTACAAATGCTGCTTTCCATGGGATTTTCGAAAAACCTGGTAGGAATAGAAGCTGGATTGACGGTAAACAAAAGAATAAAGCGTTCGGATATACTTTTTTATGAAAGAGGCGGTGCTCCATTTTTACTAGTAGAATGCAAAGCTCCAACTGTAAAATTAAGTAACGATACTTTTCAGCAAGTGGCACAATACAATAGTAAAATCAAAGCCCCTTACATTTGTATCACCAATGGTTTACAACATTTCTTTTGTTCTATTAACTTTGAAAAAGGGAGTTATGAATTTCTTAAAGAAATTCCGCTTCCATCATATATCAAGAAAGATCAATAA
- a CDS encoding DUF4465 domain-containing protein has product MKKISIYINLLIVPFVFFSCGVEEIKDPRLEVAIISPRVNPTTARSIVLKDQKFVYEARVKGGESSSYKWLVDDEQIATTLRSDSISYDTEGFRKARFEAANNSYEGSAEVLLYVVERAASFEDLPLAENSFWAGVDNAGTVSTFTSGNIPFSNTSPKDTIDYLEFGYSNITDSTNVNYANYGVFQLIASRNNYGIARTPESGKLKMMFDGEYSPMSIEVANNPLVVQTARGDFDIYEEDDTTIVSFANGDFYNLEIRGLLDDTTTTETVISSPLVSKSSNILTVQNSWLNQELITLGLVKGLEFTINTSKVDSTGVITYPTRFNIDNLILLNDGGEIINEINN; this is encoded by the coding sequence ATGAAAAAAATTTCCATATACATCAACCTCCTTATTGTACCTTTTGTTTTTTTCTCGTGTGGAGTAGAAGAAATAAAGGACCCAAGACTTGAGGTAGCTATAATTTCACCTAGAGTAAATCCTACTACTGCTCGATCGATTGTACTCAAAGATCAAAAGTTTGTATATGAAGCTAGAGTGAAAGGAGGCGAAAGCAGCTCTTACAAATGGCTTGTTGATGATGAACAAATAGCTACCACTTTAAGGTCAGACTCTATTTCTTACGATACAGAAGGTTTTAGGAAAGCACGCTTCGAAGCCGCTAATAACTCGTACGAAGGCTCTGCAGAAGTTCTTTTATACGTAGTAGAAAGAGCCGCCTCTTTTGAGGACCTTCCTTTGGCAGAAAATTCATTTTGGGCAGGTGTTGATAATGCTGGAACGGTTTCTACGTTTACATCAGGAAATATTCCTTTTAGCAATACATCTCCAAAAGATACCATCGATTATCTTGAATTCGGTTATTCAAACATTACAGACTCTACCAATGTTAATTATGCCAATTATGGCGTTTTCCAGCTTATAGCATCACGAAATAATTATGGTATAGCAAGAACTCCAGAATCGGGCAAGCTAAAAATGATGTTTGATGGTGAATACAGCCCTATGTCTATAGAAGTCGCTAATAATCCTTTGGTTGTTCAAACTGCTCGAGGAGATTTTGATATCTACGAAGAAGATGATACAACTATTGTTTCCTTTGCTAATGGTGATTTTTACAATTTGGAAATTCGAGGTCTTCTAGACGATACTACCACCACAGAAACTGTCATTTCATCGCCTTTGGTCAGTAAATCGAGTAATATATTAACTGTTCAAAATTCTTGGTTAAATCAAGAACTCATTACTTTGGGGTTGGTCAAAGGATTAGAATTTACGATTAATACTTCTAAGGTAGATTCTACAGGTGTTATCACTTACCCTACTCGATTTAACATTGACAATCTGATTTTACTTAATGATGGTGGAGAAATTATTAACGAGATAAATAACTAA
- a CDS encoding S46 family peptidase yields MMSLQATASDFGKNKPLDEGMWLPMFVSRLNYVDMKKEGLKLTAEEIYSVNNSSLKDAIVHFGGFCTGEIVSDKGMIFTNHHCGYGGIQSVSTVENDYLTNGFFAKSFDEEKPIDGLFVRFLQRMDDVSAQVNKELDGLKGAERQKKAAEVMNQIKAEKEKELNNDSYEVSVKSFFEGNEFYMFVYERFDDIRLVGNPPEGVGKFGGDTDNWMWPRHTGDFSVFRVYASKDNKPAKYSKDNVPYTPKHHLPVSINGVAKDDFAMIMGYPGSTDRYLTSEGVKQQIEVFNPLFVEMRDAILKTWRKHMDADPKVRLQYASKYASTANYWKYFIGQTKGLKRQHVIEKKQAEEANFNQWIAQDAARKTEYGQVTDMLKEGYAGKRDGRVAMVLLTQGAFRMEAVMQARRTARFVAEATNEETSAESLKAAQEAALEASKGFFKDYDYASDKELAVVLLRKYKEVLDRPENKNLPVPGIYEEIEREFDGSYEAYVEKAYSTSIFSDKARTEAFINNPTKEAYDADMLKELHDEFFQAYLTVAKGEQEAELKVADGNRLYVKGIREMNPSKSYYPNANSTMRLTYGQVKDYIPGDAMFYAYYTTSKGLLEKEDPKNHEFILPKEIKDGVVKKDFGQYADANGELRIAFITNNDITGGNSGSPVINGKGELIGLAFDGNWEAMSGDISFEPELQRCINVDVRYVLWIMDKVYGAKNLIDEMTIVGGKPAKGKAYETLMPKKY; encoded by the coding sequence ATGATGTCTTTACAAGCTACAGCCTCTGATTTTGGGAAAAATAAGCCGCTAGACGAAGGAATGTGGCTTCCAATGTTTGTATCTAGATTGAACTATGTAGATATGAAAAAAGAGGGTTTAAAATTAACAGCTGAAGAGATTTATAGTGTCAATAACAGCTCTCTTAAAGATGCAATTGTTCATTTCGGTGGATTCTGTACAGGTGAAATTGTTTCTGATAAAGGAATGATTTTTACTAACCACCACTGTGGTTACGGCGGTATCCAATCGGTTTCTACTGTAGAAAATGATTACCTAACTAACGGTTTCTTTGCAAAATCTTTCGACGAAGAAAAGCCAATTGATGGTTTATTCGTTCGTTTCCTTCAAAGAATGGACGACGTTTCTGCTCAAGTAAATAAAGAACTTGATGGTCTTAAAGGTGCAGAAAGACAAAAGAAAGCAGCTGAGGTGATGAACCAAATTAAAGCTGAAAAAGAAAAAGAATTAAACAACGATAGCTACGAAGTATCTGTGAAGTCTTTCTTCGAAGGTAATGAGTTCTATATGTTCGTTTATGAGCGTTTTGACGATATCCGTTTGGTAGGTAACCCTCCAGAAGGTGTTGGTAAATTCGGTGGTGATACTGATAACTGGATGTGGCCAAGACACACTGGTGACTTCTCTGTTTTCCGTGTTTACGCAAGCAAAGACAATAAGCCAGCTAAATATTCTAAGGATAACGTACCTTATACTCCTAAACATCACTTACCTGTTTCTATTAACGGTGTAGCAAAAGACGATTTCGCAATGATTATGGGTTACCCAGGATCTACAGACCGTTACTTAACATCAGAAGGTGTAAAACAACAAATCGAAGTATTTAACCCTCTATTTGTTGAAATGCGTGATGCTATCCTTAAAACTTGGAGAAAGCACATGGATGCAGATCCAAAAGTAAGATTACAATATGCTTCTAAGTATGCTTCAACAGCCAACTATTGGAAGTACTTCATTGGTCAAACAAAAGGTTTGAAGCGTCAGCACGTAATCGAGAAAAAACAAGCTGAAGAAGCGAATTTCAACCAATGGATCGCTCAAGATGCAGCTCGTAAGACAGAGTACGGTCAAGTGACTGATATGTTGAAAGAAGGTTATGCTGGTAAAAGAGACGGTCGTGTAGCGATGGTATTGCTTACTCAAGGAGCTTTCAGAATGGAAGCAGTAATGCAAGCAAGAAGAACAGCAAGATTTGTAGCTGAAGCAACGAACGAAGAAACTTCTGCGGAGTCATTAAAAGCAGCTCAAGAGGCAGCTTTAGAAGCATCAAAAGGTTTCTTTAAGGATTATGACTATGCTTCTGATAAAGAATTAGCAGTAGTTCTTTTAAGAAAATACAAAGAAGTATTGGATCGTCCTGAAAATAAAAACTTACCAGTACCGGGTATCTATGAAGAAATCGAAAGAGAATTTGATGGTAGCTATGAAGCATATGTTGAAAAAGCATATTCAACTTCTATCTTCTCAGATAAAGCAAGAACTGAAGCGTTCATCAACAACCCAACAAAAGAAGCTTATGATGCTGACATGTTGAAAGAGTTACACGATGAGTTCTTCCAAGCGTACTTAACGGTAGCTAAAGGCGAGCAAGAAGCAGAGTTGAAAGTAGCAGATGGTAACAGATTATATGTGAAAGGGATCAGAGAAATGAACCCTAGTAAATCGTACTACCCTAATGCGAATTCTACTATGCGTTTAACTTACGGTCAAGTAAAAGACTACATCCCTGGTGATGCAATGTTCTATGCTTACTACACAACATCAAAAGGTCTATTGGAAAAAGAGGATCCTAAGAACCATGAGTTCATCCTTCCAAAAGAAATTAAAGACGGTGTAGTGAAGAAAGACTTCGGTCAATATGCTGATGCTAACGGTGAGTTAAGAATCGCATTCATCACAAACAACGATATTACAGGTGGTAACTCAGGTTCTCCAGTAATTAACGGTAAAGGTGAATTGATTGGTTTAGCGTTTGATGGTAACTGGGAAGCAATGTCAGGTGATATTTCTTTTGAGCCAGAATTACAACGTTGTATCAACGTAGACGTTCGTTATGTACTTTGGATTATGGACAAAGTATATGGTGCTAAGAACTTAATTGATGAGATGACAATCGTAGGAGGTAAGCCTGCAAAAGGTAAAGCTTACGAGACATTAATGCCTAAGAAGTATTAA
- a CDS encoding dihydrofolate reductase family protein — protein MENRNIVFIAKSLDGFISGPNGELDFLNCVPNPDQEDVGFMDLMERIDALVMGRNTFTTVCNFGGEWPYPKPVFVLSNTLQEIPEEFQDKAIIVNGELSELVADLNSEGFHKLYIDGGSTIQSFLKEDLIDEMIISTMPILVGGGVPLFGTLPKYMMWDHVESKLLLGQITQDTYYRNRG, from the coding sequence ATGGAAAATAGAAATATTGTATTTATCGCTAAGAGTTTGGATGGGTTTATTTCTGGGCCAAACGGAGAATTGGATTTCTTGAATTGTGTTCCCAATCCAGACCAAGAAGATGTTGGTTTTATGGATCTCATGGAGAGAATTGACGCTCTAGTGATGGGTAGAAATACCTTTACTACGGTTTGTAACTTTGGTGGTGAGTGGCCTTACCCTAAACCTGTATTTGTATTATCGAATACACTACAAGAAATTCCAGAAGAGTTCCAAGATAAAGCTATTATTGTAAATGGAGAACTTTCGGAATTAGTCGCCGACTTAAACTCTGAAGGTTTCCATAAACTATACATTGATGGTGGTTCTACGATACAAAGTTTCCTAAAAGAAGACTTAATTGATGAAATGATTATTTCTACAATGCCCATTTTAGTAGGTGGCGGTGTTCCTTTATTTGGAACTTTACCTAAATATATGATGTGGGATCATGTTGAATCAAAGCTTCTATTAGGTCAAATTACTCAGGATACCTATTATAGAAATAGAGGATAA